In Choloepus didactylus isolate mChoDid1 chromosome 25 unlocalized genomic scaffold, mChoDid1.pri SUPER_25_unloc2, whole genome shotgun sequence, one genomic interval encodes:
- the LOC119525553 gene encoding olfactory receptor 7D4-like yields the protein MGQINQTSISEFFLMGFSQGSEHEPILFGLFLCIFVVTMLGNLLIILAIISDSHLHTPMYYFLSNLSFADICFTSTTIPKMLVNLQTQNKAITYSDCITQIYFFLVFGGMDTLLLTVMAYDRFVAICHPLHYTVIMHSCHCGLLVLMSWFISLTYSLIQSLLILQLSFCTDSVIQHFYCEIAQLLKLACSDTLINRILIYMVTSLLGIVPCSGIFFSYTRIVSSILTIPSADGKYKAFSTCGSHMTVVSLFYGTGLGVYFSSETSLSSWNGMLASVMYAVVTPMLNPFIYSLRNKDVKRAVQRLFRRPLCIL from the coding sequence ATGGGACAAATAAATCAAACaagcatttcagaattttttcttaTGGGATTTTCCCAGGGCTCAGAGCATGAACCAATCCTATTTGGACTGTTTTTGTGCATATTTGTCGTCACTATGCTTGGGAACCTGCTCATCATCTTGGCCATCATCtctgactcccacctccacacacccatgtactacTTCCTCTCCAACCTGTCCTTTGCCGACATCTGTTTCACCTCCACAACCATCCCAAAGATGCTGGTGAATTTGCAGACCCAGAACAAAGCCATCACTTATTCAGACTGCATcactcagatatattttttcttggtttttggaGGTATGGACACATTGCTCCTCACGGTCATGGCATATGACCGATTTGTGGCCATCTGTCACCCTCTCCACTACACAGTCATCATGCACTCCTGCCACTGTGGCTTATTGGTTCTCATGTCCTGGTTTATCAGCTTGACATACTCCCTCATCCAAAGTCTGCTGATCCTGCAGCTATCCTTCTGTACCGACTCAGTAATTCAACATTTTTACTGTGAAATTGCTCAGCTCCTTAAACTAGCCTGTTCAGACACACTCATTAATCGTATACTGATATATATGGTGACTAGCCTTCTTGGCATTGTTCCTTGCTCAGGCATCTTTTTCTCCTACACCCGAATTGTCTCCTCCATCCTGACAATCCCATCAGCTGATGGGAAGTATAAAGCATTTTCTACCTGTGGGTCTCACATGACTGTGGTTTCTTTATTCTATGGGACAGGCCTTGGTGTATATTTCAGTTCTGAAACATCACTCTCTTCCTGGAATGGCATGCTTGCCTCAGTGATGTATGCTGTGGTCacccccatgctgaaccccttcatcTACAGCCTGCGGAACAAGGACGTAAAGAGAGCTGTGCAAAGACTTTTCAGAAGACCTCTTTGTATTCTGTGA